One window from the genome of Cryptomeria japonica chromosome 6, Sugi_1.0, whole genome shotgun sequence encodes:
- the LOC131069825 gene encoding uncharacterized protein LOC131069825, with amino-acid sequence MELPEECCRKRERANGEMEMNDMTLAKRHYSECSSESEGFSELLCKDDEDSFLAEDFVDANLVSDIMKSLADEIMSSEQPCSFGSAVAEDCNSKSVSNVDIEYLLGATDDELGIPPSPNTECQVCNAAENPVADLLDNLRAESIGEEPFHLCSSDCWCALEEQDETSCPEWLVASLNAESSSSAVDQETLPLLEAGAVM; translated from the coding sequence atggaGCTTCCTGAAGAGTGTTGCCGCAAGCGCGAAAGGGCGAACGGGGAGATGGAGATGAATGACATGACGCTTGCGAAGCGCCATTACAGTGAATGTAGCTCTGAGAGCGAGGGTTTCTCTGAGTTGTTGTGCAAGGATGACGAGGACAGCTTTCTTGCAGAAGATTTTGTGGATGCAAATCTTGTTTCAGACATAATGAAGAGCCTTGCTGATGAGATCATGTCCAGTGAGCAGCCTTGCAGCTTCGGCTCTGCCGTTGCCGAGGACTGCAACAGTAAATCTGTGTCCAATGTTGATATTGAGTACCTTCTTGGCGCTACTGATGACGAGCTTGGCATTCCTCCGAGCCCTAATACTGAATGTCAAGTTTGTAATGCGGCTGAGAATCCTGTGGCTGATCTTTTGGACAACTTGAGGGCGGAATCCATTGGCGAAGAACCTTTTCACCTTTGCAGTTCGGATTGCTGGTGCGCTCTCGAGGAGCAGGACGAAACCTCCTGTCCTGAGTGGCTTGTGGCATCCTTGAACGCCGAGTCTTCTTCTTCAGCGGTGGATCAGGAGACTCTGCCATTGTTGGAAGCAGGCGCCGTAATGTAG